Proteins from one Nitrospira sp. genomic window:
- a CDS encoding DUF1778 domain-containing protein, which translates to MVKTLSRETAGRSETINIRASQKQKGLIDRAAEALGKSRSDFMLETVCREAEAVLLDQRYFALSQDAFKRFAAMLDTPPTSNPKLRRLLQQRAPWER; encoded by the coding sequence CTATCGAGAGAGACAGCGGGACGCAGCGAGACAATCAACATACGCGCCAGTCAGAAACAGAAAGGGCTGATCGACCGGGCGGCAGAGGCTCTGGGAAAAAGCCGGTCTGATTTCATGCTCGAAACGGTGTGTCGGGAAGCGGAAGCGGTTCTGCTCGACCAACGGTACTTTGCCCTCTCCCAAGACGCATTCAAGCGCTTTGCCGCGATGCTCGATACTCCTCCGACGAGTAACCCGAAGCTGCGACGTCTCCTTCAACAACGTGCGCCGTGGGAGCGATGA